Proteins encoded together in one Chryseobacterium taklimakanense window:
- a CDS encoding acyl-CoA dehydrogenase — MNFNLSEEHLMIQQAARDFAQNELLPGVIERDRDQKFPHEQVKKMGEMGFLGMMVDPKYGGAGMDSVSYVLAMEEIAKVDASAAVVMSVNNSLVCAGIEKFASEEQKQKYLVPLASGEVIGAFALSEPEAGSDATSQKTTAVDMGDHYLLNGTKNWITNGGNATYYVVIAQTDPEKKHKGINAFIVERGWEGFEIGPKEDKLGIRGSDTHSLLFTDVKVPKENRIGADGFGFNFAMAVLNGGRIGIASQALGIASGAYELALKYAKERKAFGTEIINHQAIAFKLADMATQITAARMLCLKAAVEKDEGKDISESGAMAKLYSSQVAMDTTVEAVQIHGGYGYVKEYHVERMMRDAKITQIYEGTSEIQKIVISRSIAKK, encoded by the coding sequence ATGAACTTTAATTTATCTGAAGAACACTTAATGATTCAGCAGGCTGCACGAGATTTTGCACAGAATGAATTGCTGCCCGGAGTAATAGAAAGAGACCGCGACCAGAAGTTTCCGCACGAACAGGTGAAGAAAATGGGAGAAATGGGATTTCTTGGTATGATGGTGGATCCGAAATACGGCGGAGCGGGCATGGACAGTGTTTCCTACGTCTTAGCCATGGAAGAAATTGCAAAAGTAGATGCTTCCGCTGCGGTGGTAATGTCTGTGAACAATTCACTGGTTTGCGCGGGTATTGAAAAATTTGCCAGCGAAGAGCAGAAACAGAAATATTTAGTGCCTTTGGCAAGTGGCGAAGTAATCGGGGCATTTGCGCTTTCTGAGCCGGAAGCTGGTTCTGATGCCACTTCACAGAAAACAACAGCTGTAGATATGGGCGACCATTACCTGCTGAACGGTACCAAAAACTGGATTACTAATGGTGGCAACGCAACGTATTACGTGGTAATCGCCCAAACTGATCCCGAGAAAAAGCATAAAGGAATCAACGCATTTATTGTAGAAAGAGGCTGGGAAGGTTTTGAAATAGGGCCAAAAGAAGACAAACTGGGAATCAGGGGAAGTGACACACACTCTTTGCTCTTCACCGACGTTAAAGTTCCAAAGGAGAACAGAATTGGCGCTGACGGTTTCGGGTTCAACTTTGCAATGGCAGTTTTGAACGGTGGCAGAATCGGTATCGCATCACAGGCTTTGGGAATTGCTTCCGGAGCTTACGAGCTGGCTTTGAAATATGCTAAAGAAAGAAAGGCTTTCGGTACAGAAATTATTAACCACCAGGCAATTGCGTTCAAACTTGCAGATATGGCCACACAAATTACGGCGGCAAGAATGCTTTGTTTAAAGGCAGCTGTAGAAAAAGATGAAGGAAAAGACATCTCCGAAAGCGGCGCTATGGCAAAACTTTATTCATCACAGGTTGCGATGGATACTACGGTTGAAGCGGTACAGATCCATGGTGGTTATGGTTATGTGAAAGAATATCACGTAGAACGTATGATGCGGGATGCGAAAATCACGCAGATTTACGAGGGAACATCAGAAATTCAGAAAATCGTAATTTCTCGTTCAATCGCTAAGAAATAA
- a CDS encoding DUF4349 domain-containing protein: protein MKNIWFPFAVAVAMVSCSQTEMKQTTDTIKQADSLFKTAKDGFKTLDSISAIVKDSAQFNKVIVPEIEKQKKSVEEVIRNSAKSIDSVNAVIKSTTEKINRSADVIKTVDSARESLKNSKNPVDALTTISKTLEKVSKSARNTQQQTKPAEPQVQVEKQTPDYESPAVPSQQEPVATNPITKTATMTIAVDNIEGTRSTLATELYKYGGEIVSESMGEEQGIRKQRITAKVPYKYFDEATQKIAQRMGTLKTKNVETDGTDYSPEQMCDLEITFTERSQFSSNETITNSDSSNSETYKDKSSDAFMKGFDGLKNVLLFLLPFWPLLLIGGIVYYFYRRNQRKKDEALVEAKLEEQKIYREKAEHSYTEPTPISKPESPENPDDPYAKYKPKP, encoded by the coding sequence ATGAAGAATATCTGGTTTCCTTTTGCGGTTGCAGTGGCTATGGTTTCCTGCTCCCAAACAGAAATGAAACAAACCACAGACACCATAAAGCAGGCCGACAGCCTGTTTAAAACTGCAAAAGATGGCTTTAAGACACTGGATTCAATTTCGGCGATTGTAAAAGACTCTGCTCAATTCAATAAAGTTATAGTTCCAGAAATTGAAAAGCAGAAAAAGAGTGTAGAAGAAGTAATCAGAAACAGCGCTAAAAGCATTGATTCTGTAAATGCCGTAATCAAAAGCACCACTGAAAAGATCAACAGGAGCGCCGACGTAATTAAGACCGTTGATTCTGCCCGGGAATCTCTTAAAAACAGCAAAAATCCTGTCGATGCATTGACGACAATCTCAAAAACTCTGGAAAAGGTTTCAAAATCTGCAAGGAATACTCAGCAGCAGACAAAACCGGCAGAGCCGCAAGTGCAGGTTGAGAAACAAACTCCGGATTATGAAAGCCCGGCAGTTCCTTCTCAGCAGGAACCTGTTGCCACAAATCCAATAACGAAAACGGCAACTATGACCATAGCGGTGGATAACATCGAGGGCACCAGAAGTACACTGGCGACTGAACTTTATAAATATGGCGGAGAAATCGTAAGTGAAAGTATGGGCGAAGAACAGGGCATCCGAAAGCAGAGAATTACCGCGAAAGTGCCATATAAATACTTCGATGAAGCCACGCAAAAAATCGCCCAGCGTATGGGAACCCTGAAGACTAAAAATGTTGAAACCGACGGAACAGATTACAGTCCGGAACAGATGTGCGACCTAGAAATTACTTTTACTGAGAGAAGTCAGTTTTCATCAAACGAAACAATTACAAATTCTGACTCAAGCAACAGTGAAACCTACAAAGACAAATCATCAGACGCCTTCATGAAAGGTTTCGACGGCTTGAAAAATGTATTACTGTTTCTGCTTCCGTTCTGGCCACTGTTATTGATCGGTGGAATCGTGTACTATTTTTACCGTCGGAATCAGCGTAAAAAAGACGAGGCTCTGGTAGAAGCAAAACTCGAAGAACAGAAAATATACCGCGAGAAAGCTGAGCATAGTTATACCGAACCGACCCCTATCTCAAAACCGGAATCACCAGAAAACCCTGACGATCCGTACGCGAAGTACAAACCGAAACCGTAA